In Candidatus Defluviilinea proxima, a single genomic region encodes these proteins:
- the lysX gene encoding lysine biosynthesis protein LysX, translated as MTRVGFLYTRLRAEEKYLLEELEKRPDLEVVRINDGDSFFDIHKLPEPVDVLFERSISYSRGLYISRIFEAHGVPVVNPSVVAERCGDKYITSQILAANGIPTPRVLMAFDEEAALKATDAMGYPCVLKPVVGSWGRLIAKADNRHMAESLIEHKSSLGVNHQVFYIQEYINKPGRDIRAFVIGDQCICAIYRSSENWITNTARGGVATNCPVTDEIADLCQRAARAVGGGLLALDLFETDNGLTINEINHTMEFRNSIATTGVNIPEKMIEYVIQQAK; from the coding sequence ATGACCCGAGTTGGATTTTTATACACCCGCCTCCGCGCTGAGGAAAAATATTTACTGGAAGAGTTGGAAAAGCGCCCTGACCTTGAAGTCGTCCGCATCAACGATGGTGATTCGTTCTTCGATATCCATAAACTCCCTGAGCCTGTAGATGTATTGTTTGAACGTTCCATTTCCTATTCACGTGGGTTGTACATTTCACGCATCTTTGAAGCGCATGGTGTCCCTGTTGTGAATCCATCTGTTGTTGCCGAACGATGCGGTGACAAATACATCACGAGTCAGATCCTCGCGGCGAACGGAATCCCAACTCCCAGAGTGCTGATGGCTTTTGACGAAGAGGCAGCTCTAAAGGCGACAGACGCGATGGGGTATCCATGTGTATTGAAACCCGTGGTCGGTTCATGGGGACGTCTCATCGCAAAAGCGGATAATCGTCACATGGCTGAATCGTTGATCGAACACAAGTCATCGCTGGGAGTCAATCATCAGGTGTTCTACATTCAGGAATACATCAACAAACCCGGACGTGATATTCGCGCGTTTGTGATCGGCGATCAATGCATCTGTGCCATCTATCGTTCATCCGAAAATTGGATCACCAACACGGCGCGTGGCGGCGTTGCCACGAATTGTCCTGTCACTGACGAGATCGCGGATCTTTGTCAACGTGCGGCTCGTGCGGTGGGTGGGGGATTGCTCGCGCTTGATCTGTTCGAAACTGATAACGGCCTCACGATCAACGAGATCAATCACACGATGGAGTTCCGCAACAGCATCGCAACGACAGGTGTGAACATCCCTGAAAAGATGATCGAATATGTCATACAACAAGCGAAGTGA
- a CDS encoding 3-isopropylmalate dehydratase small subunit has translation MGKAWTFGENMNTDEIIPGRYNITIDPLELAKNVFCEVKPEYAKNVKPGDVIVGGQNFGCGSSREHAPIAIKGSQAKCIIAPSFARIFFRNCINIGLPILECPDAVADITEGDEVDVDLATGQIFNRTNGHQYQANALPDFVLKIAEAGGIVNFLKTHDIQELMS, from the coding sequence ATGGGAAAAGCTTGGACATTTGGCGAAAACATGAATACGGACGAGATCATTCCCGGCCGTTATAACATCACGATCGACCCGCTTGAATTGGCAAAAAACGTTTTTTGCGAGGTCAAGCCTGAATATGCAAAGAATGTAAAACCCGGCGATGTCATCGTCGGTGGGCAGAATTTTGGATGCGGTTCTTCACGTGAACACGCACCGATCGCGATCAAAGGCTCGCAGGCGAAATGCATCATCGCTCCGTCGTTTGCGCGTATCTTCTTCCGCAACTGCATCAACATCGGCCTGCCCATCCTCGAATGCCCCGATGCCGTTGCCGATATCACCGAAGGTGACGAAGTGGACGTTGACCTCGCTACGGGTCAAATTTTCAACCGCACCAACGGTCATCAATATCAAGCGAACGCTTTGCCCGATTTCGTTTTGAAGATCGCCGAGGCAGGCGGCATTGTCAATTTCTTGAAGACGCACGATATTCAGGAATTGATGTCGTAG
- a CDS encoding isocitrate/isopropylmalate dehydrogenase family protein, producing the protein MTYKICLLPGDGIGPEVIAAAEKVLRALPLDFEFTRADIGFGAYERLGTPLPDSTLEQIRLSSATLFGSVTTPPNIPGYFSPVVRMRQSLDLYTNLRPCRSIPHESSRSGIDMVIVRENTEGLYSGIERLEDDGNRAITERVITRKGSERIIRKAFDIARQREHKIVHVVHKANVLRQTCGLFRTVALEVAKDYPDVTMYEMLVDTCAMELVRAPEQFDVIVTTNLFGDILSDEACMFVGGLGVASSGNIGVDASVFEPVHGSAPPLVGTGKANPVATFLATAMMLDYLNETESAERLRKAVETCIANKESTPDLGGTLNTDQVTERVIGYL; encoded by the coding sequence ATGACATATAAAATTTGCTTACTCCCCGGCGATGGCATCGGCCCCGAAGTGATCGCTGCCGCCGAAAAAGTTTTGCGCGCCCTGCCTTTGGATTTTGAATTCACCCGCGCAGATATCGGATTCGGCGCCTACGAACGACTCGGAACGCCATTGCCTGATTCGACCCTTGAACAGATCCGCCTCTCTTCTGCAACGTTGTTTGGTTCTGTTACGACGCCTCCCAACATCCCCGGATATTTCTCTCCTGTCGTGCGGATGCGTCAATCGCTGGACTTATACACCAACCTGCGCCCGTGCCGCTCCATTCCACATGAGTCATCGCGTTCGGGCATAGACATGGTCATTGTCCGTGAAAACACCGAAGGACTCTACTCTGGGATCGAGCGACTTGAAGATGATGGGAACCGCGCGATCACTGAAAGGGTTATCACTCGCAAAGGTTCGGAAAGAATCATCCGCAAGGCATTCGATATCGCAAGACAACGAGAACACAAGATCGTACATGTTGTCCATAAAGCGAATGTGCTTCGCCAAACCTGTGGATTGTTCCGTACAGTGGCGTTGGAAGTTGCAAAAGACTATCCCGATGTCACCATGTACGAAATGCTCGTGGACACTTGCGCGATGGAACTTGTCCGTGCGCCCGAGCAATTTGATGTGATCGTTACCACGAATCTCTTCGGCGATATCTTGAGCGATGAAGCCTGCATGTTCGTTGGCGGACTTGGCGTTGCCTCCTCTGGCAATATCGGAGTAGATGCGTCAGTGTTCGAACCCGTCCACGGAAGTGCGCCTCCACTGGTGGGCACAGGCAAAGCGAATCCAGTTGCGACCTTCCTTGCTACAGCGATGATGTTGGATTACCTGAACGAAACAGAATCTGCTGAACGTTTGCGAAAGGCCGTTGAGACTTGTATTGCGAATAAAGAGTCCACGCCTGATCTGGGTGGAACGTTAAATACCGATCAGGTGACGGAAAGAGTTATTGGATATTTGTAA